Genomic segment of Plectropomus leopardus isolate mb unplaced genomic scaffold, YSFRI_Pleo_2.0 unplaced_scaffold37, whole genome shotgun sequence:
CCAGTCTGAGCTGAAACAAAACACGGAGCCGCTGAAGTTACACTCGGAGCATGAACTAAAAAATGGAGACTTGGTGAACCCGAGAGCGGTTTGTAACGTGTGTAAACGCTTGTACCGGGACCCTAAAATCCTCCCCTGCCTGCACACCTTCTGCTCGGACTGTATCGGCCAGCTGGAGCCGTTCTCGGTGTCCTCGCGCAGCGGGGGGGAGGCGGCGGAGGAGGACCGACCCGCCGTCACTGTCACGGTGCTCTGCCCGGACTGCGACTCCGAGGTGGATATCCCTCCGTCTGGACCGGCAGGGCTGAGCACAGACCACCTGGCGCTGGATGAGGTCTTCCTGGAGACCCTGGTGACGGACGGCCCGCTGGGGTGCGACCTGTGCGGCGAAGGAGGCGCCGAGAGCCGCTGCGAAGTTTGCTGCGTCAACCTGTGCGAGTTCTGCTGCCAGGCGCACAGGTAGAGTCTGCTCTGTTCATACATAGAGTTTATTTgtaggggtcgaccaatattggtttttcagtactaattattagtagttaatgagattGATGAaaccattatttatttacaaaaatagcGAGAATATCTCATTGAAATTTTCAAAACTGAagcttttaacatcatataGCCTaaagcaagttcccagcaacttttttacaaagtgaagtaaacatttcaatgaaaaataaaataggtcATAAAAATAggtccctgaggttttacaaagtaaaagttcctccctttcggacactttctttgcactttttcattaagtaattttattggtgattattaaaatgaaatgctggtacaaaaaattgacaaaatgccaaatatcggctctaataatcggccaggccgataatctgtcaaccctgatttcagatgttttctctTCTCCCACAGCCAGTCACAGGTAACGTCTGATCTCCAGGTGTATTTTTACCAGATCTGAGGTTACACCAGAGGTTTATTCTGACATAAATATCTATCTGTATCTATCTGTATCTGTTCTCTCTCCTGTCTACAGGCGGCAGAAGCGAACAGCGTCTCACTCCGTTCAGTGTCTGGAGGAGCTGAAGTCTCGTGGTCGTCTGAGTCGCCCCGTCCTCTGCTCCCTCCATCCCGGCCAAGAGCTTCGTCTCTTCTGTCAGCCCTGCGACCTGCCCGTCTGCCTGGAGTGTGCCGCCACGCTGCACCGCGACCACCGCTGCTGCCCCACACATGATGTTATTGATCGCCATGGAGACCGCATCCGGGAGCTGGTCTCGGCGCGCCTGCGACCTCGTATGGACCGTCTGAAGGAGTCACTACAGAAGGTGCAAAACAGAgttcagtgtttatttaaagcAACAGCTTAAAAAAGAGACTTGACTTTTCACAAAGATGAAGtatcttaattaaaaaacaaactatttgttttaGGTGGAAGCATCCCAGGACGCTTTGCAGGCACGAGTAGATGCAACAGCGAGCGAGGTGAGGGCGTTTGCTCGAGCTTACGCCAGCGCTGTGGAATCCCACTGCCTGTCTCTGCTGCACGGCCTGGAGGAGCTCCGTGTCCAACGCAGgtatgacaaaaaacagttcCCACAGAGTTGTTTctttaaatacaacatttcaaagaaaaagtgaTTCAAAGCAGTTTATTGTATTGATTTGTTGTTCTATATTAACGAACAAAGTTAATACCATTATAAGTGCAGTTATAAATAACACAGATCAAATTGCCACTTGACTGCGTTGAGGCGCACAACCACGTGGCGGTACTTCTAGTCCACTCTATCTTTGTCGGACAGGAACCAGCTCTACCTGCAGAGGGCGCAGTTGCAGCAGGCTCTGTTGGACGTCAGCGGCGGTGTGGAGTTTGCGGAGAGACTGCTGAGCTGCGGCTCAGACGCAGAGATCCTCAGCGCTAAAGGAGTGACTCTGAGAAGACTGACCAGCCTGGTGGAGAGCAGCTACGACCCCCACCCGGCAACCGTCGCCCTGGATGACGGCAGCGGCATCAGCTTCCTGCCCAGGGAACCAGCAGGGGTGGTGGACGGCTACCCGGTGGTTGGTGTGATCAACTCTAGGACAGTGGACCTCAGCAAGTGCACCATAGAAGGGGAAGGTAGGCAAATACTTAggataaaaagtgttttcttaaaatcCATATCACGTATTCCAGTAATTTTCAGTCAGTGCTCACAGAGCTGTTTTATCCTCATTAGGTCAATACCCAGGCTAATATCCTGGAATAAATGGCTAAATTAAGTATTTTCGGGATCAGGTGTTTGCGTATGACTTTGtaacctttttctctctttttaacttttcaattttcttccttttaaaagaaaaggttgtggtttcatatttttgtcattgtcaATGAAGCTCATGAAAATATCAAATCCCACAGTGTGTTAATGCAACTAAAACGCCTGTTACTGCTCTGTGGTGTAAAGCTTCGccctttatttctattgcagccaccgtaCTAGCCGTTAGTATTTCCATTCGAACGtgacataggcgtgttatgcgagcgataatggaaaggtaagacccttatacgtgggagcggcaaCGTGTGATGGATTTCTGAGAGGTGATAGTTCAcggtttcacagaggaattgtgaatttaaaactTTCGGATGAGccgctcaacttttgaggaGTTACAGtgtctgctgcatcatgcccgagggagccagttcctaccgacaagcacgtagccatggcatcatgtgacctatgaaagcaaaaaaagtgtttccattgcagttttgcgaaatatggctttttggaaTCGCCTGAAATGCCAACACAaagttgatgtgttttcattggCCATATGTCATAGTagtaatttcaatttgtgcaattttagggttaatggaaacctgcctagtgttGCCAACTCTTTTAACATGAAAGCCAGTTCTAGCTCCATAATTCAAAAAAAGTTGCTAGATGATGTCATATGCTTGTTCGCATGTTGGCGACGTATTTGTGCATTGATAgcattgaaatatatatatatatatattattttttttttttttaattttttttttattaacaaaacaaCTGTAGTTTATCTTAACGCTGGCCTTACACAAACAACCCCTCAGGTGATTACACCATTGCATATCAGATAAGATCAGATATCAGAAAAAATCAGGAGTCTGAGCTGTCCTaagtctgtcttttgtttgaaaAGCTGTGGATGCATTTATTATCCAGAGCACCTTCTGTgttagatatttattttctaaagtgCTACTCAGCCTGGTAGGAATGAAAACTATCTGAGGAGTTCACCCTGCGGGAGTAGTTACAGGAGGCTGGGTGGAGCGGATTGGATAAGGATGTGGGGGAGGTCAGACTCCTGGAGCACGTAATGACTGTTATTGTTGCCTTCCTGGGTGCTCAAAGAATTCCTGCGAGACTGAAGGAATGTTGAGGTGACTCAGTGCAGGAGAGCTGAGGggatgtttacacacacacacacacacacacacacacacaaacaatagtGATAATGCAAGTAGCTGCAGGACATTTTCGAGTGGCAGGAATGActgattttaaagtttgaacacaAGTAGTTCAACCTCCACGCTTTCATAAtgtaagaaacacacacataacatcactcacactcacacacacccttgGTGGGCAACATGACTAGCTTGAGCATAAtgtttgttaaccctttggaaccttttgacatcagttttattgtgttatgttcagatgcctttcacacacatttaagcctctgaaagctgagaaaattagattttttttttttttttttttaatttttacttttctttttgctttgttttttcatataaCTTTCTAATagtttcttgcaaatttttggaccatttcttatTAACTTGCTCATTACCCTCCTCccatatttctttaaaaaaaagccaatttgcttagatttcaaagggttaatttacacacacataaacaataatataaGAGGACTTATACAGTAAGGGCCAATTCATAGTTTCCGTATGGCCGCGAGGTCAGTAGCATGTAGGTTCCCACACAGACTCATACGCACTCTACTTAACTCTACTTtacttaacttaactttaagTTAGTGAGCTGAgagatttcatttatttatttcaaatactgGCCAAGGTTTACAATCAGGTTTTGGCCAAAACTGCccgcaaaaaaataaattcaccttACCTGTCTGGGCTGTTGCAAACAGCAGTGTCGATGatgcattaattatttttgctgcTTCCAGCTTCAGCTTCCCAAGTGTTTTGCAacgtttttaatatttttaaggtTTGGACTTTTGGTTGCTCAAAAAAGGCAATTTGAAGACGTAAACTTGAGCTGTAGGAAACTGTGGTGgacttttttactcttttctgaCCTTTCATAGACTGAATAATGTCTTGattattgaataaataaataatttaatttacagaTAAACTGATACTGAAAGCTGTAGCCCCGAAGACATTACTCTTAAGAGCACATGGAAATGTTGTCCCTCAGCCAGCAGAGATTTGTAGCAGTTTGACTCAAAGAAAGGCTTAAAGTCGTGTTTACCAGCGTGGGAAATGGAAAACCTCAACAAACAAAGACTTCAATACTACTGAGGTGCATTAGTGTTTTGTTGTAGTGTTTGCCAAGAGGTCggtgtgtgctttgtgtcaAACATTTGTGTGGGCGCttgtgtgcattttgttttgtttgaggcCACAGGCGGTAAACTTTCCATTCATCCACACTTCCTTTttgtatttactctttttttgtatgtgggATTGAGCTGTATAAATCCATAGTATCACAGCATCAGCTAAACCCACTTTAGGTTGTTTGTCCCTCCCGAGTTAACGTTCATCAGCCACTCTTTCATTTAAAGGGGGGCGATAAAGGCAAGATTTCGGTGTTGACTATTAGAAAGCAGAAATCACACAGGCTTACTGGCAGTAATCCGCTCTCTCTGCGTGATAAGAAGGTCTGAAGTGGCGGATTTGGACCGCAGCACAGGTGAAATATGGGCCAGAACAGCTGCGTCTTTAACAGGGACAGCTGCTGGGTGCTTGGCTtagcgagcacacacacactaattcaCAGATCGTTCACAGTCGTTAGTTGCAGCAGTGATAGAAGTAATAGACTACTGGTCCAGATGATGGTAATTGTTGTAGTAGCAGGTTTTAGGGATGGTAGTGGTAGTAATTACTGCACTCAATCCTGTGTTTGAGTAAAAATAGCAAGAATGTGGATGACAGATCCTCCTAATATATAAATTGTAACAgtctcaccacacacacacacacacacacacacacatacacagtgtcTTCTGTTACCTGGTTGCAGCTACAAAGAAAAGATATGAGCTGACTCCATGTAccaattaaaatgattaaagtgtAAAGTGCCCAATCCTAAGCTAACAGGAGAGTGTGAGAAATGTCAATCAAACACACCCtgtatacacaaacacacacacacgcacacacagcccGAGTGAGAGCTTTGATCAGCCCAAGTAATTAAAATCACCTATATGGGTGTATAtaatgaaagataaaaaaaaattctgtgttaagaagcaaattggtttactgctaaaatattgatgtataatattaataacctttagatatttgattttatagCTAGAGCTTAAACTTGTGATTatcctatttattttattttattttatttattttatttttttgattgattattTAGCCCAGgggtttttagtgtttttcaggCAAAGGGAGCCTCAAAGAGAGGtggagaaaacagacaaaaattatattatttgttGTGGGCTGtcataattaaaacatttttaatgagaaTGAATTATATATACTGTgcagttattcattgcacagCGGAGCgtactgttgtcacagatggagcagcagaacacaaggtgcagtgaaagtgaaacttaactctgcactctgcttctcctgtcacccattgatctgatcagctctgattggatcaactaatcaattagaattaaaaaaagaaaaactcatgaTAAGTTTcgcctgtgctgtgttcactgaCCCCCTAAAATGGCAGAATTTAGAGAGAAGgcacaaaatgataaatgatatgACAATAGATTCTGATTCTGTGTGAAATACTGAACTGACTCAGCTGCGtttgtgttatttcattttctttgtctgcaGTTATCAAACCTTTAGGGATGATCAGGATTAGCAGAAATAGTTTTATTATCAACAGGAGCAACTGCAACAGCATCCAAACAGATGCCCCAGCAGCTACA
This window contains:
- the LOC121938886 gene encoding tripartite motif-containing protein 45-like — encoded protein: SELKQNTEPLKLHSEHELKNGDLVNPRAVCNVCKRLYRDPKILPCLHTFCSDCIGQLEPFSVSSRSGGEAAEEDRPAVTVTVLCPDCDSEVDIPPSGPAGLSTDHLALDEVFLETLVTDGPLGCDLCGEGGAESRCEVCCVNLCEFCCQAHRRQKRTASHSVQCLEELKSRGRLSRPVLCSLHPGQELRLFCQPCDLPVCLECAATLHRDHRCCPTHDVIDRHGDRIRELVSARLRPRMDRLKESLQKVEASQDALQARVDATASEVRAFARAYASAVESHCLSLLHGLEELRVQRRNQLYLQRAQLQQALLDVSGGVEFAERLLSCGSDAEILSAKGVTLRRLTSLVESSYDPHPATVALDDGSGISFLPREPAGVVDGYPVVGVINSRTVDLSKCTIEGEGLQTGREGQQGHFTLLCRDAAGEQVARGGEHVLVSIVHKEKKKCTVETTVLDNNDGSYRVSYTPEEPGTYSVWVCVKAQHVKGSPFLLNVKRKFRRHSGTFHCCSFCSSGGAKEARCGCAGTMPGGFKGCGHGHKGHPGKPHWSCCGSTVEQSECLPQSVLAAVSPRGHLRTVEL